One Variibacter gotjawalensis genomic window, AACAGGCCGTGAGGGCTCCGTCATGGTGAGGAGCGGCTTTAGTCGGCGCAGCCGACCCGGCCGCGTCTCGAACCACGACGGCCGAAGTGCCGCCGTATCCAGGCCGTCGTCCTTCGAGACGCCCATGCCGGCTTAGCCGGCCCGGGCTCCTCAGGATGACGGATCGCTACGGGATTAGCTTATAGCCGCCCGCTTCCGTCACCAGGATCGCCGGGCTGGTCGCGTCGAGTTCGACCTTCTGGCGCAAGCGATAGATATGCGTCTCGAGCGTGTGCGTGGTGACGCCCGAGTTGTAGCCCCAGACCTCCTGCAGCAGCGTCTCGCGCGACACCGGCTTTTGGCCGGCCCGGAAGAGGAAGCGCAGAATCGCGGTTTCCTTCTCGGTCAGCCGGACCTTGGCCTTTTCGCTCTGCAGCATTTTCGCGCCTGGACGGAACGCGTACGGCCCGATCGTGAAGACCGCGTCCTCGCTGGCTTCATGCTGGCGCAGCTGCGCGCGAATGCGGGCGAGCAGCACCGAGAAGCGGAAAGGCTTGGTGACGTAGTCGTTGGCGCCCGACTCCAGGCCCATGATCGTGTCGGCGTCGCTGTCGTGGCCCGTGAGCATGATCACCGGAGCCTTGAAGCCGCTTTCACGGAGCTGGCGGACAGCCTCGCGCCCGTCGATATCGGGAAGTCCGACATCCATCAGCACCAAGTCCGGTGCCTTTGCCCTTGCGCTCTCGATGCCGTTGGCGCCGCTATCGGCAACGACGGGGTCGAATTCGGTCTGCAGCTGCTCTGCGAGCATGCCGCGGAGTTCGGGATCGTCATCGACGATCAAAATCGTACGGGGATTGGCCATGGACCCATTTCAATTTTTTGGCGGCAAAGCGAAAGAGGCCGCAATGCCGCAGGAAAAGCTGCTTGCTATAGAGTTGGGGCGAGTTTAGGCGAATTTCCATCCTGAGAGGAAATTACCGTTTGGCAATGCAGCATGATTCCGGTCACGAGGGCGTGAGATGCGCCGGTTTGGTGCAGATCCGGGCCCGCGCCGGTGCGCGGAGCAAAGGCTGGCTAAAGCTGGACGGTCGCAGCATTCCGGTCTCCCTCGGGCGCGGCGGCATCCTCGCCGACAAGCGGGAAGGTGATGGCGGCACGCCGCGCGGCGTATTCCTGCCCGTCCGGGTCTGGTGGCGGAAAGATCGCGGCTCGCGGCCGCAAACGTTGCTGCCGACGCGGCCAATTCGCCCTGACGACGCCTGGTGCGAAGATCCGAAGGACCGTCGCTACAATCAGCCGATCCGGCTCGGCCCAGGTGCGGCAGGCGACCGGCTGACCCGCGACGACCATCTCTACGACATTATCATCGAGATCGATCACAACACGCACCCGCGCGTAGCGGGGCGCGGCAGCGCGGTCTTTATCCATCTGGCGCGCAAAGATTTTTCACCGACCGCCGGCTGTGTCGGATTGACGGGTGCCGAGCTGCGCCGTTTGCTTGGACGCATGTCGAAACGGACCCGAATCGAGATTCGCTAAAGCTTCGGCCGTTCGCCGAAGATCGCCGAGCCGACACGGACATGCGTCGCGCCAAGCCGCACTGCCGTGACGTAGTCCGCGCTCATGCCCATCGACAGCGTCTTGAGGCCATTGCGTTCGGCTATCTTGCCCAGCAGCGCGAAATGCGGGCCCGGCGCCTCATCCGCCGGCGGAATACACATCAAGCCATCGATCGCGAAACCGAATTCGCCGCGGCATGCTGCGATGAAGGCGTCCGCCTCCTCCGGCAGCACGCCGGCTTTTTGCGGCTCCGCGCCCGTATTGACCTGCACGAGCAGCCGCGGCGCGTGGCCGAGTTTGTCGATCTCCTTCGCCAATGCTGCGCACAAACTCGTCCGGTCGACCGTTTGGATCACATCGAACAGGGCCAGCGCTTCCTTGGCTTTATTGGATTGCAGCGGCCCGATCAGATGCAGCTCGATCCCGGCTTGCCTCTCTTTAAGCTCCGGCCACTTGCTCTTCGCCTCCTGCACGCGATTCTCGCCGAAAACACGATGCCCGGCCGCGATCACGGGCCAAATCCCCTCCGCCGCGATCGTTTTCGTCACCGCTACAAGCGAGACTGCATCCGCTGGCCGCCCGGCCTCGACCGAAGCGGCGGCAATCTCGTGTGTCACGGCCTCATATTGCGCGACAGTCGACATTCTTTATCTCATCCATCGAATCCGGCTCCGCGCGCCTCGAAACACGCCGAAACCGTTGACCCTACGCGCCCTTTCATGACACCTACCGCCCGAATCTAAAAGGCTCCCGAAATGGCGACGGATCGTTACAACGCGCGCGACGCCGAGGCGCGCTGGCAAAAAGTCTGGACCGACCAGAAAATCTTCGAAACGAAGAACGACGACCCGCGCCCGCGGTACTACGTGCTCGAGATGTTCCCGTATCCATCGGGGCGCATCCATATGGGCCACGTCCGCAACTACACGATGGGCGACGTGCTCGCCCGTTGGCGCCGCGCGATGGGCTACAATGTGCTCCACCCGATGGGCTGGGACGCCTTCGGTCTGCCGGCCGAAAATGCTGCGCGGGACAACAAGATCAACCCGCGCATCTGGACCTACGAAAACATCGACACGATGAAGCGGCAGCTCAAGTCGATGGGCTTGTCGCTCGACTGGTCGCGCGAATTCGCGACGTGCGATCCGACTTACTACAAGCACCAGCAGAAGATGTTCCTCGACTTCTGGAAGGCCGGCTTGGTCGAGCGGAAATCCGCCAAGGTCAACTGGGATCCGGAAGACATGACGGTGCTCGCCAACGAGCAGGTCATCGACGGACGCGGCTGGCGCTCCGGCGCGCTGGTCGAACAGCGCGACCTCACGCAGTGGTTCTTCAAGATCACCGCGATGAGCCAAGACCTGCTCGACAGTCTTGGTACGCTCGATCGCTGGCCCGAGAAAGTTCGCCTCATGCAGGAGAACTGGATCGGACGCTCGGAAGGCTTGCTGCTCCGCTGGCCGATTCAGAAGGGCACGGCACCAGCTGGCGAGACCGAACTCGAAGTTTATACGACGCGCCCCGACACGATCTTCGGCGCATCCTTTATGGCGATCGCGGCTGATCATCCGATCGCGAAGAAAGCGGCTGAGAACAACGCAAAGCTCGCGGCCTTCATCGACGAGGTGAAGCGCGGCGGCACGTCCGCGGCCGAAATCGAGACTGCCGAAAAGAAGGGCTTTGATACCGGCATCCGCGTCGTCCATCCGTTCGATGATTCATGGACGCTGCCGGTTTACGTCGCCAACTTCGTGCTGATGGATTACGGCACCGGAGCGATCTTCGGCTGCCCCGCGCACGATCAGCGCGACCTCGACTTCGCGCGCAAATACGATTTGCCGGTCGTCGCTGTTGTCATGCCGAAGGGCGGTGATGCCGCGACATTCTCCGTCGCGAATGAAGCCTTCGTCGATGACGGCACGATGATCAACTCGCGCTTCCTCGACGGCATGGCGTGGAAGCAAGCGTTCGACGACGTTGCGGATCGGCTCGCCGCCGTGACGATCAACGGCCGCCCGATGGCGGAGCGCAAAGTGCAGTTCCGCCTGCGCGACTGGCTCATCTCACGTCAGCGCTATTGGGGCTGCCCGATTCCCGCAATCCATTGCGAGGCTTGCGGCACCGTTCCGGTTCCGAATCAAGACTTGCCGGTGCGCTTGCCGGATGACGTGACGTTCGACAAGCCAGGCAATCCGCTCGACCATCACCCGACGTGGAAGAACGTGAAGTGTCCGCAGTGCGGCAAGGATGCGCGCCGCGACACCGACACGATGGACACGTTCGTCGACTCGTCGTGGTACTTCGCGCGCTTCACGGATCCGTGGAACGCGGACGAGCCGACGACACTCGATGTTGTCGACGGAGATCACAACGGCAAGAAGGGCTGGCTCCCGGTCGATCAATATATCGGCGGCATCGAGCACGCGATTCTGCATCTGCTTTACTCGCGCTTCTATGCGCGCGCGATGAAGGAGACGAACCACCTCAACGCCGTGAAGGAACCGTTCGCCGGTCTCTTCACGCAAGGCATGGTGGTGCACGAAACGTATCGTGTCGGGAACGGTCAGAACGCTTATTATGTGACGCCGTCCGAAGTGAAGATTGAAGACGCCGGTGGCAAGCGCACGGCGTCGCTCATTGCGGACGGGACGGCGGTCGAGATCGGTTCGATCGAGAAGATGTCGAAGTCGAAGAAGAACGTCGTCGATCCGGACGACATCATCGCGACCTTCGGCGCCGACACCGCGCGCTGGTTCATGCTCTCCGACTCGCCGCCCGAACGCGACGTGATCTGGACCGAAGAGGGCGCGCAAGGCGCATGGCGTTTCGTGCAGCGCTTGTTCCGTCTGGTCGGGGAAGCCGGCCGTCTTGCGTCGCCGCCCGATGCACCGCGACCGGCCGAGTTCTCCGAGCCCGCCTTCACGCTCCGCAAGGCAACGCACGGCGCTTTGGCCAAAGTCTCGGACGACGTCGAGAAGCTCCGCTTCAATCGCTGCGTCGCCCACATCTACGAATTTGCCAATGCGTTGCAGGCAAGCCTCACCGCGGCCGCCGCTCAAAAGACGGTTTCGGACGACTTCGCCTGGGCCTTCCGCGAGGCTGCCGATGTGCTGGTTCGGCTGTTCCAGCCCATGATGCCGCACCTCGCCGAGGAATGCTGGCAGAATCTAGGGCAAAAGGGCCTCGCCGCCGAAGCCACTTGGCCGGCCGTCGAGAAGGCTCTGCTGGTCGAGGACGAGGTCACGCTGCCGGTCCAGATCAACGGAAAGAAGCGAGCCGAGGTGACAGTTGGCCGAAATGCGACGATAATGGAGGTCGAACAGGCCGCGCTCGCTGTAGAAGCCGTTCAGGCTGCGCTCGGCGGAAAACCGCCGCGCAAGGTGATCGTGGTGCCGCAAAGGATCGTGAATGTCGTTGCGTAACATCAACGCGAAGAGCTGGATGCGCATCGCAGCCGTGATGGCGCTTGCCGGTCTCACGGCCGGCTGCTTCCAGCCGCTGTACGGCGAACGCTCCCTCGCGGGCGGCGCAAGCATGCGCGATGCCTTGGCGGCCGTAGAAATTCAGCAGATCGATGCGCCGCCCGGCGACGCGAGAGCGCGTATGGCGGTGGAGCTGCGCAACGAACTCCAGTTCGCGCTGCGTGGTGGCAATGGGTCGATGCCGGCAACGCATAGCCTGAAGATCAACATCACGGACGGCCGCTCGTCGATCATCGTCGACCCGACGACCGCGCGTGCCGAGTATGAAATCATTTCGCTCGACGCGACCTATACGCTGATCGATCTGAAAACCGGAAAGCCTGTCTTCACCAGCACGGCGACGGCGCGCACGTCTTACGATGTTCCCGGGCAGCAAAATCGTTACGCCATGTTGCGTGGCCAGCGGAATGCGCAAGGCAAAGCGACCACCGTCATCGCCGAGCAGATTCGCAATCGCTTGGCGTCGCATCTAGCCGCTGGCACCTGATCCCGAATGGCTCTGCTGAAATCGGGCGTTGACGCTTTCGTCGCACGCCCCGATCCCGCGCGCGCAATCGTCCTTCTTTTTGGCCCCGACGATGGCCTCGTCTCCGAGCGAGCCGAAACGATTGTCCTCGCCAGTGTTGATGATCCGCGCGACTTGATGGCCGTCATGCGCATCGCGGGCGACGAGCTCGCGGCCGATCCCGCGCGTCTCGCCGACGAGGCGCTATCGATCCCGATGTTCGGCGGGCGCCGCGTGATCTGGGTTCGCGCAGGCAGCCGCAATTTTGTTTCGGCTCTGGAAGCTTTGATCAAAGGCGGCCAACTGCGCGAAACGCGGATCGTCATCGAGGCCGGCGACTTGAAGAAGTCGGCTCCGCTGCGTGCGCTCGGCGAACGCAACCCGGCCGTCACCGCCATCCCGTGTTACGTCGACACCGCGCAAGATCTCGCCAAGCTGATTGACGAAGAGATGCGCGCCGCGAATCTAAAGATCAGCAGCGAAGCGCGGACGGCGCTTGCTGCTCTGCTAGGCGGCGACCGGCGCGCATCGCGCGGTGAAATTCAGAAGCTCGCGACATACGCGCACGGCCGCGGCGAGGTGACGCTCGACGATGTCGCAGCCGTCGTCGGTGATTCGTCGTCTTGGGCGATGGACGAGTTGATCGACGCCGCCTTCGCAAAACAACCGCGCCAAGTCGAAGCTCTATTCGGCAAGGCACTCGAGGAAGGCGGATCGCCCGGCGGCATCATCTTTGCGGCCGCACGACAATGCGCTCAGCTTCATCGCGCTCGGCTAAATGTCGAAGGTGGGACACCGGTTGAAGACGCGATCGGCCCGCAGATATTCTTTAAGCGGAAACGATCGTGGGAGCAGGCGCTCCGAGCTTGGGATGCGGCGCGGCTTGCTAAGATGATTGTTGACCTTGGTGATCTCGGCTTAGCCGTCCGTCAGAACGCTTCACTGAGCACCGCTTACGTTCACCGCGCATTGCTACAAATCGCTAGCGCAAAGAAATAATCTTTAAATCATTTCTTGAGTGATCGTTCGCTTCTTTGGCTTCAAGCCGCTCCCAGCTTCATGACCAGGGAGTCCAACTGATCGAGCGACTTGTAGCGAATCCGCATTTCACCGCTTTCGCCACGATGCTCCAGGCTCACAGAGAGGCCGAGGAAGTCGGAGAGTCGGCGCTCAAGCGCTCGCGTATTGGGATCCTTCTCGACGGCAACGCGGGCCCGCACAGGCTTACCCTTCGCAGCAGCCGCATCCTGCGCGATCGTTTCGACCGCGCGGACATTGAGCCCCTTCTCGACAACCTCACGCGCTACGGCTTCCGGGTCCGGCAGCGCCAGAAGTGCGCGCGCATGACCTGCCGATAGCTTCCCCTCCGAAACGAATGCCTTCACGGAGTCGGGTAAGTTGAGGAGACGAAGCGTGTTAGCGACATGGCTACGGCTCTTACCGACCACCCGCGCGATGTCTTCCTGGCCGTGTCCGTACTCTTCACCCAGCGCTTTATAACCCAGCGCCTCTTCGAGCGGGTTGAGATCTTGCCGCTGAACGTTCTCGATGATCGCAAGCTCCAGCGCCTCGCGGTCCGTTGCTTCGATGAGAACGATCGGCAGCTGGTGCAGACCGGCACGCTGCGACGCGCGCCAACGGCGCTCGCCGGCGATGATCTCGTAAGCGTCCTGCTCGCCCGCAACCTGGCGGACGACGACAGGCTGAATGACGCCACGCTCCCGAATCGATTTCGCGAGCTCTTCAAGTTCGGCATCGGAAAACTGCCGCCTCGGGTTCTTCGGGTTCGCGCGAATGAACTCGATCGGGACG contains:
- a CDS encoding response regulator transcription factor, yielding MANPRTILIVDDDPELRGMLAEQLQTEFDPVVADSGANGIESARAKAPDLVLMDVGLPDIDGREAVRQLRESGFKAPVIMLTGHDSDADTIMGLESGANDYVTKPFRFSVLLARIRAQLRQHEASEDAVFTIGPYAFRPGAKMLQSEKAKVRLTEKETAILRFLFRAGQKPVSRETLLQEVWGYNSGVTTHTLETHIYRLRQKVELDATSPAILVTEAGGYKLIP
- a CDS encoding L,D-transpeptidase family protein, whose amino-acid sequence is MQHDSGHEGVRCAGLVQIRARAGARSKGWLKLDGRSIPVSLGRGGILADKREGDGGTPRGVFLPVRVWWRKDRGSRPQTLLPTRPIRPDDAWCEDPKDRRYNQPIRLGPGAAGDRLTRDDHLYDIIIEIDHNTHPRVAGRGSAVFIHLARKDFSPTAGCVGLTGAELRRLLGRMSKRTRIEIR
- a CDS encoding YggS family pyridoxal phosphate-dependent enzyme, with translation MSTVAQYEAVTHEIAAASVEAGRPADAVSLVAVTKTIAAEGIWPVIAAGHRVFGENRVQEAKSKWPELKERQAGIELHLIGPLQSNKAKEALALFDVIQTVDRTSLCAALAKEIDKLGHAPRLLVQVNTGAEPQKAGVLPEEADAFIAACRGEFGFAIDGLMCIPPADEAPGPHFALLGKIAERNGLKTLSMGMSADYVTAVRLGATHVRVGSAIFGERPKL
- the leuS gene encoding leucine--tRNA ligase — translated: MATDRYNARDAEARWQKVWTDQKIFETKNDDPRPRYYVLEMFPYPSGRIHMGHVRNYTMGDVLARWRRAMGYNVLHPMGWDAFGLPAENAARDNKINPRIWTYENIDTMKRQLKSMGLSLDWSREFATCDPTYYKHQQKMFLDFWKAGLVERKSAKVNWDPEDMTVLANEQVIDGRGWRSGALVEQRDLTQWFFKITAMSQDLLDSLGTLDRWPEKVRLMQENWIGRSEGLLLRWPIQKGTAPAGETELEVYTTRPDTIFGASFMAIAADHPIAKKAAENNAKLAAFIDEVKRGGTSAAEIETAEKKGFDTGIRVVHPFDDSWTLPVYVANFVLMDYGTGAIFGCPAHDQRDLDFARKYDLPVVAVVMPKGGDAATFSVANEAFVDDGTMINSRFLDGMAWKQAFDDVADRLAAVTINGRPMAERKVQFRLRDWLISRQRYWGCPIPAIHCEACGTVPVPNQDLPVRLPDDVTFDKPGNPLDHHPTWKNVKCPQCGKDARRDTDTMDTFVDSSWYFARFTDPWNADEPTTLDVVDGDHNGKKGWLPVDQYIGGIEHAILHLLYSRFYARAMKETNHLNAVKEPFAGLFTQGMVVHETYRVGNGQNAYYVTPSEVKIEDAGGKRTASLIADGTAVEIGSIEKMSKSKKNVVDPDDIIATFGADTARWFMLSDSPPERDVIWTEEGAQGAWRFVQRLFRLVGEAGRLASPPDAPRPAEFSEPAFTLRKATHGALAKVSDDVEKLRFNRCVAHIYEFANALQASLTAAAAQKTVSDDFAWAFREAADVLVRLFQPMMPHLAEECWQNLGQKGLAAEATWPAVEKALLVEDEVTLPVQINGKKRAEVTVGRNATIMEVEQAALAVEAVQAALGGKPPRKVIVVPQRIVNVVA
- the lptE gene encoding LPS assembly lipoprotein LptE yields the protein MSLRNINAKSWMRIAAVMALAGLTAGCFQPLYGERSLAGGASMRDALAAVEIQQIDAPPGDARARMAVELRNELQFALRGGNGSMPATHSLKINITDGRSSIIVDPTTARAEYEIISLDATYTLIDLKTGKPVFTSTATARTSYDVPGQQNRYAMLRGQRNAQGKATTVIAEQIRNRLASHLAAGT
- the holA gene encoding DNA polymerase III subunit delta; this translates as MALLKSGVDAFVARPDPARAIVLLFGPDDGLVSERAETIVLASVDDPRDLMAVMRIAGDELAADPARLADEALSIPMFGGRRVIWVRAGSRNFVSALEALIKGGQLRETRIVIEAGDLKKSAPLRALGERNPAVTAIPCYVDTAQDLAKLIDEEMRAANLKISSEARTALAALLGGDRRASRGEIQKLATYAHGRGEVTLDDVAAVVGDSSSWAMDELIDAAFAKQPRQVEALFGKALEEGGSPGGIIFAAARQCAQLHRARLNVEGGTPVEDAIGPQIFFKRKRSWEQALRAWDAARLAKMIVDLGDLGLAVRQNASLSTAYVHRALLQIASAKK
- a CDS encoding ParB/RepB/Spo0J family partition protein gives rise to the protein MAEEAKSRLGRGLAALIGEVNDNPPASSERASRGQRRVPIEFIRANPKNPRRQFSDAELEELAKSIRERGVIQPVVVRQVAGEQDAYEIIAGERRWRASQRAGLHQLPIVLIEATDREALELAIIENVQRQDLNPLEEALGYKALGEEYGHGQEDIARVVGKSRSHVANTLRLLNLPDSVKAFVSEGKLSAGHARALLALPDPEAVAREVVEKGLNVRAVETIAQDAAAAKGKPVRARVAVEKDPNTRALERRLSDFLGLSVSLEHRGESGEMRIRYKSLDQLDSLVMKLGAA